In the Malaya genurostris strain Urasoe2022 chromosome 1, Malgen_1.1, whole genome shotgun sequence genome, one interval contains:
- the LOC131438393 gene encoding GATA zinc finger domain-containing protein 14-like, with product NNNNNNNNNNNNNNNNNNNNNNNNNNNNNNNNNNNNNNNNNNNNNNNNNNNNNNNNNNNNNNNNNNNNNNNNNNNNNNNNNNNNNNNNNNNNNNNNNNNNNNNNNNNNNNNNNNNNNNNNNNNNNNNNNNNNNNNNNNNNNNNNNNNNNNNNNNNNNNNNNNNNNNNNNNNNNNNNNNNNNNNNNNNNNNNNNNNNNNNNNNNNNNNNNNNNNNNNNNNNNNNNNNNNNNNNNNNNNNNNNNNNNNNNNNNNNNNNNNNNNNNNNNNNNNNNNNNNNNNNNNNNNNNNNNNNNNNNNNNNNNNNNNNNNNNNNNNNNNNNNNNNNNNNNNNNNNNNNNNNNNNNNNNNNNNNNNNNNNNNNNNNNNNNNNNNNNNNNNNNNNNNNNNNNNNNNNNNNNNNNNNNNNNNNNNNNNNNNNNNNNNNNNNNNNNNNNNNNNNNNNNNNNNNNNNNNNNNNNNNNNNNNNNNNNNNNNNNNNNNNNNNNNNNNNNNNNNNNNNNNNNNNNNNNNNNNNNNNNNNNNNNNNNNNGD from the coding sequence aataataataataataataataataataataataataataataataataataataataataataataataataataataataataataataataataataataataataataataataataataataataataataataataataataataataataataataataataataataataataataataataataataataataataataataataataataataataataataataataataataataataataataataataataataataataataataataataataataataataataataataataataataataataataataataataataataataataataataataataataataataataataataataataataataataataataataataataataataataataataataataataataataataataataataataataataataataataataataataataataataataataataataataataataataataataataataataataataataataataataataataataataataataataataataataataataataataataataataataataataataataataataataataataataataataataataataataataataataataataataataataataataataataataataataataataataataataataataataataataataataataataataataataataataataataataataataataataataataataataataataataataataataataataataataataataataataataataataataataataataataataataataataataataataataataataataataataataataataataataataataataataataataataataataataataataataataataataataataataataataataataataataataataataataataataataataataataataataataataataataataataataataataataataataataataataataataataataataataataataataataataataataataataataataataataataataataataataataataataataataataataataataataataataataataataataataataataataataataataataataataataataataataataataataataataataataataataataataataataataataataataataataataataataataataataataataataataataataataataataataataataataataataataataataataataataataataataataataataataataataataataataataataataataataataataataataataataataataataataataataataataataataataataataataat